From the Pseudoalteromonas tunicata genome, one window contains:
- a CDS encoding electron transfer flavoprotein-ubiquinone oxidoreductase, producing MVERETMEFDVVIVGAGPAGLSAAIRLAQQAQKNEQELMICVVEKGSEVGAHILSGAVFETRALDELLPDWQAMGAPISTAVSHDDIYWFNNESKATAIPHFAVPKTFHNTGNYIVSMGNVCRWLATQAEQLGVEIFPGFSAHSLIIEEGTVKGIITGDMGLDKEGQQKDSFMPGMELRAKYTLFAEGCRGHLGKELIRTFNLDNGKSPQHYGLGIKEIWQVESDVHQQGKVVHGTGWPLDATTQGGAFMYHSEDNQVVVGLIVDLNYTNPHLSPFDEFQRMKHHPVFAQVLTKGKRIAYGARAIAKGGLNSLPTMHFPGGLLIGCDAGTLNFAKIKGNHTAMKSGMIAADVVCQALKSGAANTDLFEFATAFKTSWLFEELHSSRNFGPAMHKFGKVLGGAYNMVDQNLFGGKLPFNLRDDIADHTTLVHKDKAAKKEYSKPDGKLSFDKLSSVFLSNTNHEESQPCHLTLKDQHIPISVNLALYDEPAQRYCPAGVYEIQTIEQQDTLVINAQNCIHCKTCDIKDPKQNITWVTPEGAGGPNYPNM from the coding sequence ATGGTTGAGCGCGAAACCATGGAGTTTGATGTTGTTATCGTTGGTGCAGGCCCTGCGGGCTTAAGTGCAGCAATCCGTTTAGCACAACAAGCACAAAAAAATGAACAAGAATTAATGATTTGTGTTGTTGAAAAAGGCTCTGAAGTCGGTGCACACATTTTATCTGGGGCGGTGTTTGAAACGCGCGCCCTCGATGAACTTCTGCCAGATTGGCAAGCTATGGGTGCACCTATTAGCACAGCTGTCAGCCATGATGATATCTACTGGTTTAATAATGAAAGCAAAGCCACAGCTATTCCCCACTTTGCTGTGCCAAAAACCTTTCATAATACGGGCAATTATATTGTCTCAATGGGCAATGTCTGCCGTTGGCTTGCCACTCAGGCCGAGCAACTCGGGGTTGAAATTTTCCCGGGCTTTTCGGCACATTCTCTGATCATTGAAGAAGGTACCGTTAAAGGCATTATTACCGGTGATATGGGCCTAGATAAAGAAGGTCAACAAAAAGACAGTTTTATGCCTGGCATGGAGCTTCGCGCCAAATACACCCTGTTTGCCGAAGGATGCCGTGGTCATTTAGGAAAAGAACTTATTCGCACTTTTAACCTTGATAATGGTAAATCTCCACAGCATTATGGCTTGGGTATTAAAGAAATCTGGCAAGTAGAGAGCGATGTCCACCAACAAGGTAAAGTGGTACATGGCACGGGTTGGCCACTTGATGCAACTACACAAGGCGGTGCATTTATGTACCACAGCGAAGATAATCAAGTAGTTGTCGGTTTAATTGTTGATTTGAACTACACAAACCCGCATTTGAGCCCGTTTGACGAGTTTCAGCGCATGAAACACCACCCCGTATTTGCACAAGTTTTGACTAAAGGCAAACGCATAGCATACGGTGCCCGTGCAATTGCTAAAGGTGGGTTAAACTCACTGCCGACCATGCATTTTCCAGGTGGTCTATTAATTGGTTGTGATGCTGGTACGCTTAACTTTGCCAAAATAAAAGGCAACCACACTGCAATGAAATCAGGCATGATTGCCGCCGATGTCGTGTGTCAGGCGCTCAAATCGGGGGCTGCCAATACTGATTTATTTGAATTTGCAACCGCATTTAAAACCTCATGGTTATTTGAAGAGCTTCACAGCTCACGCAATTTTGGCCCAGCAATGCATAAGTTTGGTAAAGTGCTAGGTGGTGCTTATAACATGGTTGACCAAAACCTGTTTGGCGGCAAACTGCCTTTTAATTTACGTGATGATATCGCTGATCACACAACCTTAGTACACAAAGATAAGGCGGCTAAAAAAGAGTATTCCAAACCTGATGGCAAATTAAGTTTTGATAAGCTCTCGTCGGTTTTTTTATCTAATACCAATCATGAAGAGTCACAACCGTGCCATTTAACACTCAAAGACCAGCACATTCCAATTAGTGTTAATTTAGCGCTGTATGATGAGCCAGCGCAGCGCTACTGCCCTGCGGGCGTGTATGAAATTCAGACCATTGAGCAGCAAGATACATTAGTAATCAATGCTCAAAACTGTATTCACTGTAAAACCTGTGATATCAAAGATCCAAAACAAAATATTACTTGGGTGACCCCTGAGGGTGCTGGCGGGCCAAATTACCCTAATATGTAA
- a CDS encoding electron transfer flavoprotein subunit beta/FixA family protein produces MKILVPIKRVIDYNVKARVKADKTGIDLANVKMAMNPFCEIAVEEAIRIKEAGKATEVVVVSIGDKACHEQLRTALALGADRAIHIETALNLESLHIAKLLAKLVEQEAPELVILGKQSIDSDNNQTGQMLAALTKRPQGTFASVVAVDSGKLQVTREVDGGLQTVELSLPAIVTTDLRLNEPRYASLPNIMKAKRKPLDVVDAQSFGVDLSPRVEVLLVEEPAQRASGVIVSDVAQLVEKLRNEAKVIA; encoded by the coding sequence ATGAAAATCCTCGTGCCAATTAAACGAGTTATTGATTACAACGTCAAAGCAAGAGTAAAAGCAGATAAAACAGGCATTGATTTAGCCAATGTTAAAATGGCAATGAATCCTTTTTGTGAAATCGCAGTTGAAGAAGCTATCCGCATCAAAGAAGCAGGAAAAGCAACCGAAGTTGTAGTCGTTTCAATTGGCGATAAAGCCTGCCATGAACAATTACGTACAGCACTTGCACTTGGCGCAGATCGTGCCATTCATATCGAGACCGCTTTAAATCTAGAATCACTTCACATTGCCAAACTACTTGCAAAATTAGTTGAACAAGAAGCACCTGAGCTTGTTATTTTAGGTAAACAATCTATTGATTCGGATAATAACCAAACTGGCCAAATGCTTGCGGCACTCACAAAACGTCCACAAGGGACTTTTGCGTCAGTAGTAGCCGTTGATTCGGGTAAATTACAGGTTACTCGCGAAGTGGATGGTGGCCTGCAAACAGTTGAATTATCACTGCCTGCGATAGTCACCACAGATTTACGCTTAAATGAGCCCCGTTATGCGTCATTGCCAAACATTATGAAAGCAAAGCGTAAACCGCTTGATGTCGTTGACGCCCAGAGTTTTGGTGTTGATTTATCACCGCGAGTTGAAGTGCTTTTAGTTGAAGAGCCTGCGCAACGTGCCAGTGGTGTGATTGTGAGTGATGTTGCACAACTCGTTGAAAAATTAAGAAATGAAGCCAAGGTGATCGCATGA
- a CDS encoding electron transfer flavoprotein subunit alpha/FixB family protein produces the protein MRSLVIAEHEYGVLKADTAKVVNAANQVGAEIDVLLVGHNVTDAAATIATIAGVNNVLVADNAVFEHQLAENVADLVCGLANDYSHIFAPATTSGKNVLPRIAALLDKSQISEITAVVDAETFKRPIYAGNGIATVKSLESQKVITVRSSAFDLPAQQAPCAITALSQGDASNSSSFVSVSQTESVRPELTAAEVIISGGRGMQNGENFSLLEGIADKLGAAIGASRAAVDAGFVPNDMQVGQTGKIVAPNLYIAVGISGAIQHLAGMKDSKVIVAINKDPDAPIFQVADYGLVADLFDVLPALEKAL, from the coding sequence ATGAGAAGTTTAGTTATTGCCGAACATGAATACGGTGTATTAAAAGCAGATACTGCAAAAGTAGTGAATGCTGCAAACCAAGTAGGCGCAGAGATTGACGTATTATTAGTTGGTCATAATGTCACAGATGCAGCTGCAACTATTGCAACCATTGCAGGGGTTAACAATGTACTTGTGGCTGATAATGCAGTATTTGAACACCAACTTGCTGAAAATGTTGCTGATTTAGTCTGTGGACTTGCCAATGATTACAGCCATATTTTTGCACCTGCAACAACGTCAGGTAAAAATGTATTGCCTCGCATTGCGGCATTACTCGATAAAAGCCAAATCTCTGAAATTACAGCGGTCGTTGATGCTGAGACTTTCAAGCGTCCAATTTATGCGGGTAATGGCATTGCAACTGTAAAATCACTAGAAAGCCAAAAAGTGATCACAGTACGGTCAAGTGCGTTTGATTTGCCTGCGCAACAAGCACCATGTGCAATTACCGCTTTATCACAGGGTGATGCTTCAAATTCAAGCTCGTTTGTATCGGTAAGCCAAACTGAATCAGTTCGCCCAGAGCTTACGGCAGCAGAGGTCATTATCTCGGGTGGTCGAGGCATGCAAAATGGTGAAAACTTTAGCTTACTTGAAGGCATTGCTGACAAACTAGGTGCAGCCATTGGCGCTTCACGCGCTGCGGTCGACGCAGGCTTTGTACCAAACGATATGCAAGTAGGCCAAACAGGCAAAATTGTTGCGCCAAATCTGTATATTGCCGTCGGCATTAGCGGTGCAATTCAGCATCTTGCAGGTATGAAAGACTCAAAAGTGATTGTCGCAATCAATAAAGATCCTGACGCGCCAATTTTTCAAGTTGCCGATTACGGCTTAGTGGCAGACTTATTTGATGTCTTGCCTGCACTTGAAAAAGCCTTATAG
- a CDS encoding histone deacetylase, whose protein sequence is MSINPHLPLVYHPNYSFEFDPNHRFVMSKFADLYQHLVQTGYVNHNIFKPLRASISELEKVHCSRYLHQLNQNTLDQKASRRIGLPWSEQLMARTFIEAQGTLLTAQLALKNGIACHLAGGTHHAHYDFGSGFCMVNDLAYTAASLIDSGDVTNVLIFDLDVHQGDGTAAILQHHPYIFTCSIHCEKNFPFRKSQSDLDIGLAIGMQDDAYLALIESTLRSLIADLNPSLVLYDAGVDIWQHDSLGKLDISWQGIEKRDHTVLSVCQRIGVPVATVIGGGYDKDPQRLAQRHSIVVQQAAQF, encoded by the coding sequence ATGTCAATTAACCCACATTTACCCTTAGTGTATCATCCAAATTATTCGTTCGAATTTGACCCAAATCATCGCTTTGTAATGAGTAAATTTGCTGATTTATACCAACACTTAGTGCAAACGGGGTATGTTAATCACAACATATTTAAACCACTAAGAGCCAGCATATCTGAGCTTGAAAAAGTGCATTGCTCGCGTTACCTCCATCAATTAAACCAAAATACACTCGATCAAAAAGCAAGTCGCAGAATAGGCTTACCCTGGTCAGAGCAATTAATGGCGCGCACTTTTATTGAAGCACAAGGTACCTTACTGACTGCTCAATTAGCCTTAAAAAACGGCATTGCCTGCCATTTAGCGGGCGGTACCCATCATGCCCACTATGATTTTGGCTCAGGCTTTTGTATGGTCAATGATTTAGCCTATACCGCAGCCAGCTTAATTGATTCGGGCGATGTCACTAATGTACTTATTTTTGACTTAGATGTGCATCAAGGCGATGGCACTGCGGCCATTTTGCAACATCACCCTTATATTTTTACTTGCTCAATTCACTGCGAAAAAAACTTTCCCTTTCGTAAAAGTCAAAGTGATTTAGATATTGGCTTGGCTATTGGCATGCAAGATGATGCCTACTTAGCGCTCATCGAATCAACGCTTCGAAGCTTAATTGCTGATTTAAATCCAAGTCTTGTTTTATACGATGCGGGAGTTGATATTTGGCAGCATGATAGCTTAGGCAAACTCGATATTTCATGGCAAGGGATAGAAAAGCGAGACCACACGGTATTGTCTGTTTGCCAGCGTATTGGCGTACCTGTCGCCACTGTAATTGGCGGTGGCTACGATAAAGACCCACAACGCTTAGCGCAACGACATAGTATTGTGGTACAACAAGCAGCGCAGTTTTAA
- a CDS encoding SirB2 family protein, protein MYLIVKHAHLTIIALTFILFIINFALTMKGSDKVNNKLLKIGPHILYTLFVCTFIYLVAVNPLNLYPFTNGWATSKLAGFVFYVLSITLALKSKKTLWRIVGFISAIFWLAMTGRLAFAHHLKVKGAEDTASALIQYGQTVLTAMC, encoded by the coding sequence ATGTATCTTATAGTTAAACACGCACATCTTACGATCATCGCCCTGACGTTTATCCTATTTATTATTAATTTTGCGTTAACGATGAAAGGTTCTGACAAGGTAAATAACAAACTCCTTAAAATTGGGCCTCACATTTTATATACCTTGTTTGTTTGTACATTTATTTATTTAGTTGCAGTTAATCCACTTAACTTATATCCGTTTACTAATGGATGGGCGACGTCAAAATTAGCGGGCTTTGTATTTTATGTGCTTTCTATTACCTTGGCATTAAAATCGAAAAAGACCCTTTGGCGCATTGTCGGGTTTATTAGTGCGATTTTCTGGCTTGCGATGACAGGGCGTTTAGCTTTTGCACACCACTTAAAAGTAAAAGGTGCTGAAGATACAGCAAGTGCACTCATTCAATATGGCCAAACAGTACTAACAGCTATGTGTTAA
- the trpS gene encoding tryptophan--tRNA ligase, producing the protein MNHKILTGDRPTGPLHLGHYVGSLKNRIELQNHYSQTILIADLQGLTDNSHNPEKVSSNILNVLADYLAVGICPTKTTICLQSALPALSELTMFYANLVSVSRLERNPTVKAEIASKEFGSSIPVGFFSYPISQAADITAFDATLVPVGDDQLPMIEITNEIVRKLNNIAQKTILTQAKPLLSDTPRLPGVDGKAKMSKSLGNVITFGSSDDFIVKAVRAMYTDPNHLRVDDPGQVEGNVVFTYLDAFHEDKAFITQLKNHYAAGGLGDTKLKGILADCLINLITPIRAKRALFLADRGELIAILKSGTELANQQTQTVAQRVKSAFGLNLF; encoded by the coding sequence ATGAACCACAAAATTTTAACCGGCGATAGACCTACAGGGCCACTGCATTTAGGTCATTATGTTGGCTCATTAAAAAATAGAATCGAATTACAAAACCATTATTCCCAAACTATCTTAATAGCTGATTTACAAGGATTAACTGATAATAGTCATAACCCGGAAAAGGTTTCTAGTAACATTTTAAATGTGTTAGCTGACTATCTGGCTGTCGGTATTTGCCCAACTAAAACGACAATTTGTTTACAGTCTGCATTGCCTGCTTTATCGGAACTGACCATGTTTTATGCAAACTTAGTCTCAGTGTCTCGTTTAGAGCGTAATCCAACTGTTAAAGCAGAGATTGCGAGTAAAGAGTTTGGCAGCTCAATTCCTGTAGGCTTTTTTAGCTATCCAATCAGTCAGGCTGCTGATATTACTGCATTTGATGCGACTTTAGTGCCCGTTGGTGATGACCAACTACCGATGATCGAAATTACTAATGAAATTGTTAGAAAATTAAATAACATTGCGCAAAAAACTATCTTAACTCAAGCGAAGCCATTATTAAGTGATACGCCAAGGTTACCAGGAGTGGATGGTAAAGCTAAAATGTCAAAATCATTAGGGAACGTTATTACTTTTGGTAGTAGTGATGACTTTATAGTAAAGGCTGTTCGAGCGATGTATACGGACCCAAATCATTTGAGAGTTGATGATCCTGGGCAAGTTGAAGGTAATGTTGTATTTACTTATTTAGACGCCTTTCATGAAGACAAAGCTTTTATAACACAATTGAAAAACCATTATGCAGCCGGTGGATTGGGAGACACTAAATTAAAAGGCATTCTTGCTGATTGTTTAATTAATTTAATTACCCCGATAAGGGCTAAACGAGCGCTTTTTTTAGCAGATCGAGGTGAGCTTATTGCTATTTTAAAATCAGGCACTGAATTGGCAAATCAACAAACTCAAACAGTTGCACAGCGTGTTAAATCAGCTTTTGGATTAAATTTATTTTGA
- the vioE gene encoding violacein biosynthesis enzyme VioE, with translation MQLSKITKKPPLLPAQWSSSYISYWMPMQPDDDITSGYCWFDYTKNVCRIDGIFNPWPEIKMGNRLWMSEIMYPNTDESFKSKVAYAREDMKSISEFSAQVLDDEIDPCHELILTQKVLIECNAQYMGIETVLGHQAEKWLFQRPDNKGPATYYFINGTNHLVRMITGDPKICASVRDFPNFNTYKIDNEIFKPEPLKK, from the coding sequence ATGCAACTGAGTAAAATAACAAAAAAGCCACCTTTATTACCTGCTCAATGGAGCAGTAGCTACATATCATACTGGATGCCAATGCAACCTGACGATGATATTACTTCAGGTTATTGTTGGTTCGATTATACAAAAAATGTATGTCGCATTGATGGGATATTCAATCCTTGGCCAGAAATAAAGATGGGTAACAGATTATGGATGTCAGAAATTATGTATCCTAATACCGACGAATCTTTTAAATCGAAAGTGGCTTATGCACGTGAAGATATGAAAAGCATATCAGAATTTTCAGCACAAGTCTTAGATGATGAAATCGATCCGTGTCATGAATTAATACTCACACAAAAAGTATTAATTGAATGTAATGCGCAATATATGGGCATTGAAACGGTGTTAGGGCATCAGGCTGAAAAATGGCTTTTCCAACGCCCTGATAACAAAGGTCCTGCTACATATTACTTTATTAATGGCACTAATCACCTGGTACGTATGATCACCGGAGATCCAAAAATATGTGCATCAGTACGAGATTTTCCTAATTTTAATACCTATAAAATAGATAACGAAATATTCAAACCAGAGCCATTAAAAAAATAA
- a CDS encoding tryptophan hydroxylase produces MNILVIGAGPAGLMFSSQIKKLNPDWNINIIEKNNQEESVGWGVVLPGRAQQHPANPLSYLSNHESLDAQYLEQFKLTHHNESALTETGVTLCGAERKSMVRELRQLCIGLGINIQYEKPALELNDLECDNYDLVVVSNGINQTSTYYKDALKPTVEFGKNRYMWYGTTQKFDEMNLIFKTKAKGNFVAHCYKYSSNMSTFVVECSEETYRNSGLDEMSTQDAETFIASVFHDELNGHEVISPKGLKWRHFMTLRHEKAYNGNIVLIGDALQSGHFSIGHGTTMAVVGAQLLVKSVHYHAKNINKALADFDKHVMPLMQLFDQHASTSRLWFETVEDRMHLSTPELAKSFATRRDKLPPLPPALGQALEKALSRGAQ; encoded by the coding sequence ATGAATATTCTTGTGATCGGAGCAGGACCTGCTGGATTGATGTTTTCTAGTCAAATAAAAAAATTAAATCCTGATTGGAACATCAATATTATAGAAAAAAACAACCAAGAAGAAAGTGTTGGTTGGGGGGTGGTGCTACCAGGGAGAGCACAACAGCACCCTGCAAATCCACTTTCATATTTATCAAATCATGAGTCATTAGATGCGCAATATTTAGAGCAATTTAAACTCACTCACCACAATGAATCAGCTTTAACTGAAACTGGCGTTACATTATGTGGTGCAGAACGTAAATCAATGGTGCGTGAACTTAGACAATTATGTATTGGCTTGGGCATAAACATCCAATATGAAAAACCAGCATTAGAATTAAATGATTTAGAGTGCGATAACTATGATTTAGTTGTGGTGTCTAACGGCATTAATCAAACATCAACATATTATAAAGACGCATTAAAACCGACGGTTGAATTCGGTAAAAATCGTTATATGTGGTACGGAACAACCCAAAAATTTGATGAAATGAATTTAATTTTCAAAACGAAAGCTAAAGGTAATTTTGTTGCTCACTGTTATAAATACTCCAGCAATATGAGTACTTTTGTTGTTGAATGTAGTGAAGAAACGTATCGAAACTCAGGTTTAGATGAAATGTCGACTCAAGATGCAGAAACCTTTATCGCATCAGTCTTCCATGATGAACTCAATGGACATGAAGTTATCTCTCCTAAAGGATTAAAATGGCGTCACTTTATGACCTTGAGACATGAAAAAGCATATAACGGTAATATTGTATTAATTGGCGATGCATTACAATCTGGGCATTTTTCTATAGGTCATGGCACAACCATGGCGGTTGTTGGCGCACAACTATTAGTTAAATCAGTGCATTACCATGCAAAAAACATCAATAAGGCATTAGCAGACTTCGACAAACATGTCATGCCACTGATGCAGTTATTTGATCAGCATGCAAGTACGAGCCGATTATGGTTTGAAACAGTTGAAGATCGCATGCATTTATCAACTCCTGAGTTAGCAAAGAGTTTTGCTACACGAAGAGACAAGTTACCACCTTTGCCACCTGCCCTCGGGCAAGCACTCGAAAAAGCGTTATCTAGAGGAGCGCAATAA
- a CDS encoding FAD-dependent oxidoreductase — MKKIIIVGGGLAGSLTAIFLANKGLEVHVIEKRCNPLLDQSDYIDQVSSRAIGVSMTVRGIEAVVNAGIPLNELQDCGIEVSGMSLFVAGKNKIRKLPPLDKLKPLSLSRSDFQLLLNKYAEKAGVNYHFNQRCIEVNLDKCHLLTKDLNNNFIDHYGELLIGADGARSCVRDAMQTHCRRFEFEQSFFKHGYKTLVIPDAKTVGLAPDLLHFFGMDSNGQFAGRAATIPDGSISFAVCLPFNGKVSLHTDDKEAMHEFFERYYSMLPQEIRTELLEQFMVKPSNDLINVRSSTFHYKDKALLIGDSAHATAPFLGQGMNMALEDAYVLAGLFDKYDGNLADILPEFTSLRKVEADAMQDMARANYQVLSCSNPIFFLRARYLRYMGKKFPTLYPPDMAEKLYFTTMKYSTIRHLQQKQNVWYKIGRLN, encoded by the coding sequence ATGAAAAAAATAATCATTGTTGGTGGTGGCCTAGCAGGCAGCCTAACAGCTATTTTTTTAGCTAATAAAGGTCTTGAAGTACATGTCATTGAAAAACGGTGTAACCCGTTACTCGATCAAAGTGATTACATAGATCAAGTTAGTTCAAGAGCTATCGGTGTCAGTATGACTGTGCGTGGTATTGAGGCTGTTGTTAATGCAGGCATTCCACTTAATGAGTTGCAAGATTGTGGTATCGAAGTATCTGGCATGTCTTTGTTTGTTGCCGGTAAAAATAAAATACGAAAGTTGCCTCCATTAGATAAATTAAAGCCGCTATCCCTTAGTCGCAGTGATTTTCAGTTATTACTCAACAAATATGCAGAAAAAGCAGGTGTCAATTACCATTTCAACCAACGCTGCATTGAAGTTAACTTAGATAAATGCCACTTATTAACTAAAGATCTGAATAATAACTTTATTGATCACTATGGTGAGTTATTAATTGGTGCTGATGGTGCGCGTTCTTGTGTCAGAGATGCCATGCAAACCCATTGTCGCCGCTTTGAATTTGAGCAGTCATTTTTCAAACATGGTTATAAAACATTAGTGATCCCTGATGCAAAAACCGTTGGTTTAGCACCTGATTTATTGCATTTTTTCGGCATGGATTCTAATGGTCAATTTGCAGGACGAGCAGCCACAATTCCTGATGGGAGCATAAGTTTTGCTGTGTGTTTACCCTTTAATGGCAAAGTTAGTCTGCATACAGATGATAAAGAAGCAATGCATGAATTTTTTGAGCGTTATTACAGCATGCTGCCTCAAGAAATACGCACTGAATTACTTGAACAATTTATGGTTAAGCCCAGTAACGACTTAATCAATGTCAGGTCGTCTACCTTCCATTACAAAGATAAAGCATTATTGATCGGCGACTCTGCTCATGCAACCGCACCATTTTTAGGCCAAGGTATGAATATGGCATTAGAGGATGCCTATGTTTTAGCGGGGCTATTTGATAAATACGATGGTAATTTAGCTGATATTTTACCTGAGTTTACAAGCTTGCGAAAAGTAGAAGCAGATGCCATGCAAGATATGGCACGAGCCAACTATCAAGTATTAAGTTGCTCAAATCCTATTTTCTTTTTAAGAGCTCGCTATTTACGCTACATGGGAAAAAAATTTCCAACGCTCTATCCCCCTGATATGGCTGAGAAATTATATTTCACCACAATGAAGTACAGCACAATTAGACACCTTCAACAAAAGCAAAATGTTTGGTACAAAATAGGAAGATTAAACTAA